A genomic segment from Bradyrhizobium sp. ISRA430 encodes:
- a CDS encoding cysteine desulfurase produces the protein MSTHPAVLNGAYDVARVRKDFPALAMQIYGKPLVYLDNAASAQKPQSVLDRMTQAYISEYANVHRGLHYLANAATEAYEGARAKVAQFVNARRTEEIIFTRNVTEAINLVASSWGEPNIKQGDEIVLSIMEHHSNIVPWHFLRERHGAVIKWAPVDDEGNFLIDEFEKLLTPKTKLVAITQMSNALGTFVPIKEVVRLAHDRGIRVLVDGAQGAVHLPVDVQDLDCDFYAFTGHKVYGPTGVGALYAKHEHLVAMRPFNGGGEMIREVAKDWVTYGDPPHKFEAGTPPIVEAIGLGAAIDYVNSIGKERIAAHERDLVTYAQERLREINSLRLIGTARGKGPVISFELKGAHAHDVATVIDRQGIAVRAGTHCVMPLLERFNVTATCRASFGMYNTRDEVDHLARALLKARDLFA, from the coding sequence ATGAGCACGCATCCGGCGGTCCTAAACGGCGCCTATGATGTTGCGCGCGTGCGCAAGGACTTTCCGGCGCTCGCCATGCAGATCTACGGCAAGCCGCTGGTCTATCTTGACAACGCGGCCTCGGCGCAGAAGCCGCAGTCCGTGCTCGACCGCATGACGCAGGCCTATATATCCGAATACGCCAACGTGCATCGCGGCCTGCACTACCTCGCCAATGCCGCCACCGAAGCCTACGAGGGCGCGCGGGCGAAAGTCGCGCAATTCGTCAACGCCCGGCGTACCGAGGAGATCATCTTCACCCGCAACGTCACCGAGGCGATCAACCTCGTGGCGTCGTCCTGGGGGGAGCCGAACATCAAGCAGGGCGATGAGATCGTCCTCTCGATCATGGAGCACCATTCCAACATCGTGCCCTGGCATTTCCTGCGGGAGCGCCACGGTGCGGTGATCAAATGGGCGCCGGTCGATGATGAAGGCAATTTCCTGATCGACGAGTTCGAGAAGCTGCTGACGCCGAAGACCAAGCTGGTCGCGATCACTCAGATGTCGAACGCGCTCGGGACGTTCGTCCCGATCAAGGAGGTTGTGCGGCTGGCCCACGACCGCGGCATCCGGGTGCTGGTCGACGGCGCGCAAGGCGCGGTGCACCTGCCCGTCGACGTGCAGGATCTCGACTGCGATTTCTACGCTTTCACCGGCCACAAGGTCTATGGCCCGACCGGCGTCGGCGCGCTCTATGCCAAGCACGAGCACCTTGTCGCGATGCGGCCCTTCAACGGCGGCGGCGAGATGATCCGCGAGGTTGCCAAGGACTGGGTCACCTACGGCGACCCGCCGCACAAGTTCGAAGCAGGCACCCCGCCCATCGTCGAAGCAATCGGCCTTGGCGCTGCCATCGACTACGTCAATTCGATCGGCAAGGAGCGCATCGCTGCGCACGAGCGCGACCTCGTCACCTACGCCCAGGAGCGGTTGCGCGAGATCAACTCGCTGCGGTTGATCGGCACCGCCCGCGGCAAGGGCCCGGTGATCTCTTTCGAGCTCAAGGGCGCGCACGCCCACGACGTCGCCACCGTGATCGACCGCCAGGGCATCGCGGTGCGCGCCGGCACCCATTGCGTGATGCCGCTTTTAGAGCGGTTCAACGTCACCGCCACCTGCCGCGCCTCGTTCGGCATGTATAATACGCGTGACGAAGTCGACCATCTGGCACGGGCGCTGCTGAAGGCACGGGATTTGTTCGCATGA
- a CDS encoding SUF system Fe-S cluster assembly protein has translation MSDMAEVKANPMETHSALPPEETERLTREIIAGLKTVFDPEIPADIYELGLIYKVEIKDDRSVDVLMTLTTPNCPAAGELPTMVENAVASVPGVGVVDVKVVWEPAWSPERMSDEARLVLNMW, from the coding sequence ATGAGTGACATGGCCGAAGTCAAAGCTAATCCGATGGAAACCCATTCGGCGCTGCCGCCGGAGGAGACCGAGCGGCTGACGCGCGAGATCATCGCTGGCCTCAAGACTGTGTTCGACCCGGAAATCCCGGCCGACATCTACGAGCTCGGCCTGATCTACAAGGTCGAGATCAAGGACGACCGCTCCGTCGACGTGTTGATGACGCTGACGACGCCGAATTGCCCGGCCGCCGGCGAGCTGCCGACCATGGTGGAGAACGCAGTTGCCAGCGTTCCCGGCGTCGGCGTGGTCGACGTCAAGGTCGTCTGGGAGCCGGCCTGGTCACCCGAACGCATGAGCGACGAGGCGCGCCTCGTGCTTAACATGTGGTGA
- a CDS encoding iron-sulfur cluster assembly accessory protein, which yields MTDMTQAPSASTPASSPKPRRPRPQVMRLTDAAAQRITELAQRADSEIVGLRVGVKNGGCAGQSYTVEYAHEIRPTDEVVEDKGVKILVDPKAVLFLLGTEMDYKADKMQAQFVFNNPNQVSACGCGESVELRPAKVEG from the coding sequence ATGACTGACATGACCCAAGCACCGTCGGCCTCGACACCAGCTTCCAGCCCCAAGCCGCGGCGGCCTCGCCCGCAGGTGATGCGGCTGACGGATGCTGCCGCGCAGCGTATCACCGAGCTGGCCCAGCGCGCGGATTCCGAGATCGTGGGCCTGCGCGTCGGCGTGAAGAACGGTGGCTGCGCCGGTCAGTCCTATACGGTCGAATACGCCCATGAGATCCGCCCGACCGACGAGGTCGTCGAGGACAAGGGCGTCAAGATCCTGGTCGATCCCAAGGCCGTGCTGTTCCTGCTCGGAACCGAGATGGACTACAAGGCCGACAAGATGCAGGCCCAGTTCGTCTTCAACAACCCCAACCAGGTCTCCGCCTGCGGCTGCGGCGAGTCGGTCGAACTGCGGCCGGCGAAGGTTGAGGGGTAG
- a CDS encoding TfoX/Sxy family protein → MDREFLIDLFADFGPVTIRKMFSGYGISADGTNFALSLRAGLFFRADEQTIPDYEAEGSKPFQYQTRAKTVTVNSYWQLPARLFDDSEELAQWARGALAAAQRAKVKKKPKTKKRVATVAKAPAKKPGKKVAARKQANKAAVRKRTKRKA, encoded by the coding sequence ATGGACCGCGAATTCCTGATCGACCTGTTCGCCGATTTCGGCCCGGTCACGATCCGCAAGATGTTCTCCGGCTACGGCATTTCCGCCGACGGCACCAACTTCGCGTTGTCACTGCGCGCCGGCCTGTTTTTCCGCGCCGACGAGCAGACCATCCCGGACTATGAGGCCGAGGGCTCAAAGCCGTTTCAGTACCAGACGCGCGCCAAGACCGTGACGGTGAACTCCTACTGGCAACTGCCCGCACGTCTGTTCGACGATTCCGAAGAGTTGGCGCAATGGGCAAGAGGAGCGCTCGCCGCTGCGCAGCGTGCGAAGGTGAAGAAGAAGCCGAAGACGAAGAAGAGGGTTGCCACGGTTGCGAAAGCGCCGGCGAAGAAGCCGGGCAAGAAGGTTGCGGCGAGAAAGCAAGCCAACAAGGCTGCGGTGCGCAAGCGCACTAAGAGGAAGGCGTAA
- a CDS encoding GGDEF domain-containing protein — translation MVKVLDEHERTMAFAEVALGQIRSLKQTAIPRNYEIWYVYATGYNAPLNKIINETLARNGKLTEADLEQIYETYLSHIKTTDRIDKVGARVIGEIDDVVKILGEALGMTSSYEASLSGATEKLSSAKSREQIKSIVETLVRSTREMRETNKVLEDRLTLSKNEISNLQQSLEAIRAESLTDPLTGLGNRKYFDRMIGMAVQSALASGEPLSLLLFDIDHFKSFNDSYGHLTGDQVLRLVGLSLKQTIKGQDITARYGGEEFAVVLPNTALRQALTVADHIRRAVMAKELKKKSTGEILGRVTISVGVSMLKQGDDTDSLIERADACLYAAKRNGRNRVICEADPEYVAESRGQVA, via the coding sequence GTGGTCAAGGTGCTCGACGAACACGAACGCACGATGGCGTTCGCCGAGGTGGCGCTCGGTCAGATCCGATCGCTCAAGCAAACCGCAATTCCCCGCAATTATGAAATCTGGTACGTCTACGCCACCGGCTACAACGCGCCGCTCAACAAGATCATCAACGAGACCCTGGCGCGCAACGGCAAGCTGACCGAAGCCGATCTCGAGCAGATCTACGAGACCTATCTCTCCCACATCAAGACCACCGATCGTATCGACAAGGTCGGCGCGCGCGTCATCGGCGAGATCGACGACGTCGTGAAGATCCTGGGCGAAGCCCTCGGGATGACCAGTTCCTACGAAGCCAGCCTGTCGGGCGCGACGGAAAAGCTGTCGTCGGCCAAGAGCCGCGAGCAGATCAAGTCGATCGTCGAGACGCTGGTACGCTCGACCCGCGAGATGCGCGAGACCAACAAGGTTCTGGAAGACCGCCTGACGCTGTCGAAGAACGAGATCAGCAATCTCCAGCAGAGCCTCGAGGCGATTCGCGCCGAGAGCCTGACCGATCCGCTCACGGGGCTGGGAAATCGCAAATATTTCGATCGCATGATCGGCATGGCTGTGCAGAGCGCGCTCGCTAGCGGCGAGCCGCTGTCGCTCCTGCTGTTCGACATCGATCATTTCAAGTCATTCAACGATTCCTACGGCCATCTCACCGGCGACCAGGTGCTGCGCCTGGTCGGCCTGTCCCTGAAGCAGACCATCAAGGGCCAGGACATCACCGCGCGCTACGGCGGCGAGGAGTTCGCGGTGGTACTGCCCAACACCGCGTTGCGCCAGGCCCTCACCGTCGCCGATCACATCCGCCGTGCCGTGATGGCAAAGGAATTGAAGAAGAAATCCACTGGCGAGATCCTCGGCCGCGTCACCATCTCCGTCGGCGTCTCCATGCTGAAGCAAGGCGACGACACCGACTCCCTGATCGAGCGCGCCGACGCCTGCCTCTACGCCGCCAAACGCAACGGCCGCAACCGGGTGATCTGCGAGGCGGATCCGGAATACGTCGCGGAATCGCGCGGCCAGGTGGCGTGA